The DNA segment CATGAGTTCCTCAGCGGTTGCAGTTTCCCCCTTCTTAAGTGCCACGATTGCCTTGGGCTCCTGGCCCCATTCCGGGTCGGGAACCCCGATCACTGCCACCTCCTCAACTGCGGGGTGAGCATAGAGCGCATTCTCCACCTCTTCCGGTGATATATTCTCCCCGCCCCTGATAATCATGTCATCGCCGCGACCGACAAGGAACAGGTAACCGTCCTCATCCATATAGCCCATGTCTCCGGTGCGCAGCCAGCCATCTTTGGTCATGGTTTTAGCCGTTTTATCGGCATCCTTCCAGTATCCACTCATCAACCTGGGCCCTCGAGCCACAATCTCGCCAATCTCCACGGTAGGCAGGTCATTGCCCTCCTCATCGATGATCTTCATCTCCACATCATGCATCGGTCTGCCAATAGAGGAGGTAAGCCTCCTCAGCTTCTTGTCCTTCTCCTCCTCCGTTCCCTCTATGATATGGTCTTCCGGCCCCAACGTGGTAATTGTAGAGGCAGTCTCTGTCTGCCCGAACGCATTGATGAAGTTTGCCCCGGGGAAAAGATCGATGGCCTTCTTGATTACCTCCAAAGGCATCGGGGCTGCCCCATAGGTAATCACCCTCAGGCTAGAGAGGTCGTACTTAGCGAAATCGGGATGGTCGATAACCCGCTTTAACATGGTTGGTACCAACATGGCGCGGTTGGCCTTCTCCTGCTGCACTGTCTCCAGCCACTCATCAACCTCAAACTGTCTCATCATCGCTAGGCAGCGACCCCCATAGGTAGCTGCCAGCATCGCCTGTATTCCGGCCACATGATAGAGGGGCATGGTAAGGAGATTGGTCTCCTCAATCTCCAGGTCTACCGGATTTACATTCTCCAGCATGTAGACGCTGAAGCTATTGTGGGGAAGGGGCACCCCTTTGGGCAGTCCGGTTGTACCTGCAGTATACATCAGAATCGTTATGTCTTCGTCGCCGATCTCGGCAAAGAATTCCTCAGCCGAGGCAGCGGCGAGTAGCTCCTCGTAATCGAGCACGCCCTCATGCTTGCCTTCGATAGAGATGTAATGCTGCACCAGTGGCAACTCCGGGCGCATTTCGTTTACCATCTCGACATAGCGCTCGCCTATCAGTAGAACGCTCGCCTCCGCGTGGTTGATCATGTAAATGAGCTCATTCTTCTTTGCCCTGAAGTTCAGAGGAACGAATATGGCCCCGGTCTTAGCCACCCCATAGTAGGCTTCTACATATTGATTACAGTTGACCTGAAGGATGGCGACACGATCGCCCTTCTTTACCCCCAAACTGTCTAAGGCATTGGCCAGCCGGTTAGCCCGTTCACTTAACGCATTGAAGGTGAGTCGCTTTCCTTCGAAGACTATAGCTGTCCGGTCGGGGCAGATGGCCGAGGTTATACTAAGAAATTCCGTTGTATTCAACGTTCCCTCCTTTCAAACTTTCAAAAGGCTTGAAGATTTATTTCACGCACAGATTGTCTAGTCAGTGTTATTGAGCCAGCCTGCTTATCACCTCCTCAACAATCCTTGGCAGTATCTTCCCTACAGGTTTATTTATGAGAACAGTAGCATGTTCATCCATAGAGGCGGTGCCGACATTTATTATTACCAGCTTTGACCCAGCCTCTATGGCATAGATGGGCATGTAGGCAGCGGGATATACCATCAGGGAAGAACCTAGTAGCATAAAAAGATCGCAATTACGGGAGTGTTGCTCCGCCTCACTGGTATCTTTAGTCAGTGGTGTCTCCCCAAAGGAGACCGTTGCTGACTTTATCATTCCGCCACACTCAATACAAGTAGGCTCCTCATCGCCGTCCCCTAGTCTCTTGGCAATCTCCTTTACCGGATACCGTCTTGCGCAGTTAACGCACTTCAGCCATCTGAGGGAGCCATGAAGCTCGATGACCTTATCCTCTGGTACCCCTGCCTTTTGATGCAACCCATCCACGTTCTGAGTGATCACGCAATCAAGCTTACCCGTTTTGTAGAGCTCAGCGATTGCGTGGTGAACAGGGTTCGGCTGTGCCTGTTCTATCATGCGAAACATGTTCCAA comes from the Dehalococcoidia bacterium genome and includes:
- a CDS encoding Sir2 family NAD-dependent protein deacetylase; the encoded protein is MKTEIQGLIEEAVELVVNAQKIVMFTGTGVNTESSTRDATSPRVPPTTHSSQSDFPTFIGNPSTRRRSWQTWNMFRMIEQAQPNPVHHAIAELYKTGKLDCVITQNVDGLHQKAGVPEDKVIELHGSLRWLKCVNCARRYPVKEIAKRLGDGDEEPTCIECGGMIKSATVSFGETPLTKDTSEAEQHSRNCDLFMLLGSSLMVYPAAYMPIYAIEAGSKLVIINVGTASMDEHATVLINKPVGKILPRIVEEVISRLAQ
- a CDS encoding long-chain-fatty-acid--CoA ligase; this translates as MNTTEFLSITSAICPDRTAIVFEGKRLTFNALSERANRLANALDSLGVKKGDRVAILQVNCNQYVEAYYGVAKTGAIFVPLNFRAKKNELIYMINHAEASVLLIGERYVEMVNEMRPELPLVQHYISIEGKHEGVLDYEELLAAASAEEFFAEIGDEDITILMYTAGTTGLPKGVPLPHNSFSVYMLENVNPVDLEIEETNLLTMPLYHVAGIQAMLAATYGGRCLAMMRQFEVDEWLETVQQEKANRAMLVPTMLKRVIDHPDFAKYDLSSLRVITYGAAPMPLEVIKKAIDLFPGANFINAFGQTETASTITTLGPEDHIIEGTEEEKDKKLRRLTSSIGRPMHDVEMKIIDEEGNDLPTVEIGEIVARGPRLMSGYWKDADKTAKTMTKDGWLRTGDMGYMDEDGYLFLVGRGDDMIIRGGENISPEEVENALYAHPAVEEVAVIGVPDPEWGQEPKAIVALKKGETATAEELMEFCRERLASFKRPRSVVFVDMLPRTSTGKILKRTLREQYG